One window of Sphingomonas sp. KC8 genomic DNA carries:
- a CDS encoding SDR family NAD(P)-dependent oxidoreductase — translation MVASSDFPEQDGVALVIGGSGGIGRAICAKLAAAGSDVVLTYRSDQAAAEAAAETVRAHGRSATTYALSTENNAVVDTVCAEIISDHRRIHTVVNAAGSHISMKYIADIGPGEFRQVMDADTNGYFNIVHALLPHMRHAGGSFVTISTTGLLRWPAKDALSVVPKAAIDALMTGIAREEGRNGIRANTVALGLIDAGLFRKLIGVAYDDKYIDAAIRNSALKRLGTADEVAEAVLFFASHRARFVTGQTLTLDGGYSL, via the coding sequence GTGGTCGCATCATCGGATTTTCCGGAGCAAGACGGTGTGGCGCTGGTCATCGGCGGCAGCGGCGGCATTGGCCGGGCGATATGCGCCAAGCTTGCCGCTGCCGGCAGTGATGTCGTGCTGACCTACCGTAGCGATCAGGCCGCCGCCGAAGCGGCCGCAGAGACGGTGCGCGCCCATGGGCGTTCGGCAACAACCTACGCCTTGTCGACCGAAAACAATGCCGTGGTCGACACGGTTTGCGCCGAAATCATATCCGATCATCGCCGCATCCACACGGTCGTCAACGCCGCCGGATCGCATATTTCGATGAAATATATCGCAGACATCGGGCCAGGCGAGTTCCGACAGGTCATGGACGCCGATACCAACGGCTATTTCAATATCGTCCATGCGCTGCTCCCGCATATGCGGCATGCGGGCGGCAGTTTCGTGACCATCAGTACCACCGGCCTGCTCCGCTGGCCCGCGAAGGACGCCTTGTCCGTGGTGCCAAAGGCCGCGATCGACGCATTGATGACGGGCATCGCCCGGGAAGAAGGGCGCAATGGCATTCGCGCGAACACGGTGGCGCTGGGCCTTATCGACGCCGGGCTGTTCCGCAAGCTGATCGGTGTCGCTTACGACGACAAATATATTGATGCCGCGATCCGCAACTCGGCGCTGAAACGGTTGGGGACTGCGGATGAAGTTGCCGAAGCGGTGCTCTTTTTCGCTTCACATCGCGCGCGCTTCGTCACCGGCCAAACCTTGACCCTTGATGGAGGCTACAGCCTCTAA
- a CDS encoding CoA transferase, which produces MQNLLHKIPIIEASSFVAAPTAGLYCAQFGAEVIRVDQIGGGPDYRRWPVTKNNDSLYWENLNRAKKSVAVDLGKSEGRELLVRLIQETGNFITNFPAGGFLAHDRLAAGRPDLVTVRVMGWPDGKIALDYTVNNAVGFPDMAGPGPDPVNQVVPAWDLLTGAYAAFALISAVRHRELTGAGGEIRVPLSDVAVGTAANLGNIAEVLYNGANRDRLGNGVYGLFGRDFITRDGKRLMIVVVTPKQWRSLIEALGIAADVARIEADHCTSFATDDGERFRHRDALYPLFSAAIGGRSHANLALALDAAGCVHGLYRTMLEAANDARLVGENPMFAVTSDNPSGFTYPAAGSFASSPQQDRTIPRPAPRNGQHSEEILCGRLGLSSGEFGGLVDRKIVGTAD; this is translated from the coding sequence ATGCAAAACCTTCTTCACAAAATTCCCATTATCGAAGCATCGTCCTTCGTGGCCGCGCCTACAGCAGGCCTTTACTGTGCCCAATTTGGCGCCGAAGTGATACGGGTGGACCAGATCGGGGGCGGACCCGACTATCGCCGATGGCCTGTGACGAAGAATAATGATTCCCTTTACTGGGAAAATCTCAACCGCGCGAAAAAGAGTGTGGCTGTCGATCTCGGCAAATCCGAAGGCCGCGAACTTCTGGTGCGACTGATCCAGGAAACCGGAAATTTCATCACCAATTTTCCAGCCGGGGGTTTTCTTGCCCATGATCGGCTCGCGGCCGGTCGTCCCGATCTTGTCACCGTTCGCGTCATGGGATGGCCTGATGGCAAGATAGCGCTGGACTATACGGTGAACAATGCGGTCGGCTTCCCCGATATGGCCGGCCCCGGGCCAGACCCTGTCAATCAGGTCGTACCCGCGTGGGATTTGCTGACCGGCGCCTATGCCGCATTTGCCCTGATCTCGGCGGTGCGTCACCGCGAACTGACAGGCGCCGGAGGCGAGATTCGCGTGCCGCTGTCAGATGTCGCCGTCGGCACAGCCGCAAATCTCGGAAACATTGCCGAAGTCCTGTACAATGGCGCGAACCGCGACCGGCTGGGCAATGGCGTCTACGGCCTGTTCGGTCGCGATTTCATCACGCGGGACGGCAAGCGGCTGATGATCGTGGTGGTCACGCCCAAACAGTGGCGATCACTGATCGAGGCGCTGGGTATCGCCGCCGATGTCGCGCGGATCGAAGCCGATCATTGCACCAGCTTTGCCACCGACGATGGCGAACGCTTCCGCCATCGCGACGCGTTATACCCGTTGTTCAGCGCTGCCATCGGTGGACGCAGCCATGCGAACCTCGCCCTCGCGCTTGACGCAGCCGGCTGCGTCCACGGCCTCTACCGGACCATGCTGGAAGCGGCCAATGATGCGCGTCTGGTCGGCGAAAATCCGATGTTCGCTGTTACATCGGACAATCCGAGCGGTTTCACCTATCCTGCGGCAGGCTCGTTCGCGAGCAGCCCGCAACAGGACCGCACCATCCCCCGCCCCGCCCCGCGCAACGGCCAGCACAGCGAGGAAATCCTGTGCGGCCGCCTCGGCCTCTCATCAGGCGAATTCGGCGGACTCGTTGATCGAAAAATTGTCGGGACCGCCGATTAG
- a CDS encoding alpha/beta fold hydrolase codes for MQRFSETTYRVSGGHDIHIKETGSGQPLVFIHGSGPGASGLSNFRHNVDAFVAAGYRVILPDLIGYGASSKPEDIDYTLALFTDTLHEALERHGLTRAALLGNSLGGGVALRMALDAPAFIERLILMAPGCVASFETYAAMPGISRMRSNFGGPDFDIDEQRRLIRNLVHPDFASRIPDDLAAERFAVARTQPKDVLTRMRTPDLGPHLGEIDKPILVLWGLDDEFCPEAHSRLFLERCVNARTISFARTGHWVQLERANEFNAYSLAFLAECH; via the coding sequence ATGCAGCGGTTCAGCGAAACAACCTATCGGGTCTCGGGCGGCCACGACATCCACATCAAGGAAACTGGCTCCGGCCAACCTCTGGTATTCATCCATGGCAGCGGTCCCGGAGCCTCGGGATTGTCCAACTTCCGGCATAATGTCGATGCGTTCGTCGCCGCCGGTTACCGCGTCATTCTACCCGACTTGATCGGCTACGGCGCATCGTCGAAGCCCGAGGACATCGATTATACACTCGCCCTCTTTACAGACACGCTTCACGAAGCCCTGGAACGGCACGGCCTCACCCGGGCTGCCTTGCTGGGCAATTCGTTGGGTGGCGGCGTTGCGCTTCGGATGGCGCTCGATGCGCCTGCATTCATCGAACGCCTGATCCTGATGGCGCCGGGCTGTGTCGCGTCATTCGAAACCTATGCCGCGATGCCGGGCATTTCCCGTATGCGCTCCAATTTCGGAGGTCCGGATTTCGACATTGACGAACAAAGGCGCCTGATACGCAATCTCGTCCATCCTGATTTCGCGTCCCGCATTCCCGATGATCTGGCCGCCGAGCGCTTCGCCGTTGCGCGCACCCAGCCCAAGGATGTGCTGACGCGTATGCGGACGCCCGACCTTGGCCCCCATCTGGGCGAGATCGACAAGCCGATCCTGGTGCTATGGGGTCTGGACGACGAATTTTGCCCCGAAGCGCACAGCCGCCTCTTCCTGGAACGATGCGTGAATGCCCGGACGATCAGCTTCGCGCGCACCGGCCACTGGGTGCAGCTGGAACGAGCGAACGAGTTCAACGCTTACTCGCTCGCTTTTCTTGCCGAATGTCACTGA
- a CDS encoding MaoC family dehydratase N-terminal domain-containing protein, translating into MAGEPIDNLAADRAGKGARGMIDARFIGKELPAFHATVEAGQLRFFAKVTGETDPLYSDETVARDAGHPALPIPPTFLFSLEFNQPSTEWRAELGIVPARILHGEQAFTYHRMAYAGDTLLFEGRIADIYEKKGGALEFIERQTRVTNQRGEHIADLRTILVHRNG; encoded by the coding sequence GTGGCGGGTGAACCCATCGATAATCTGGCGGCAGATCGCGCCGGCAAGGGCGCGCGGGGCATGATCGATGCCAGGTTCATCGGCAAGGAACTGCCGGCGTTCCACGCCACGGTGGAGGCCGGCCAGCTGCGCTTTTTCGCGAAGGTGACGGGTGAAACCGATCCGCTCTATTCCGACGAGACGGTGGCGCGCGATGCCGGCCATCCCGCGCTGCCAATACCGCCGACATTCCTGTTTTCTCTGGAATTTAATCAACCTTCGACGGAATGGCGGGCCGAACTGGGCATTGTCCCCGCCCGCATTCTCCATGGCGAACAGGCTTTTACCTATCACCGCATGGCTTATGCCGGCGATACCCTGCTGTTCGAAGGGCGGATCGCCGATATTTATGAAAAGAAAGGCGGGGCGCTCGAATTTATCGAGCGCCAGACGCGGGTAACCAACCAGCGTGGCGAGCATATCGCGGATCTGCGCACCATCCTCGTGCATCGCAATGGCTGA
- a CDS encoding MaoC family dehydratase: MSGLDMATLQVGDALPPLCLPPIDRTLLALFAGASGDHNPIHIDIDYAHRAGMPDIFAHGMLSMAWLGRLLTGWVDQRCLRAFGVRFLGITHVGNAITCTGSVVEMFEADGERRARIAVRTMDQSGEVKIVGEAVVALRSVP, encoded by the coding sequence ATGAGCGGACTGGATATGGCGACTTTGCAAGTGGGCGATGCGTTGCCGCCGCTTTGCCTTCCGCCGATCGACCGGACCCTGCTGGCCTTGTTTGCCGGCGCTTCGGGGGATCATAATCCGATCCATATCGACATCGATTATGCCCACCGCGCGGGAATGCCAGACATATTCGCCCACGGCATGCTTTCGATGGCGTGGCTGGGCCGATTGTTGACCGGATGGGTGGATCAGCGCTGTTTGCGGGCGTTTGGCGTCCGTTTCCTCGGGATCACCCATGTGGGAAATGCAATCACCTGCACCGGGAGTGTCGTCGAGATGTTCGAGGCGGACGGGGAGCGCCGCGCACGCATCGCAGTCCGGACGATGGATCAATCCGGTGAAGTGAAGATTGTTGGCGAGGCGGTGGTCGCACTCAGATCCGTGCCCTGA
- a CDS encoding LLM class flavin-dependent oxidoreductase: MTMSLSHPVYSSNKLKLGVFCVNNSPALTTVEEMFKPNWTECLRVAHMADDAGLEVVVPIARWKGYVDGVFDHSSHDVMDPFIYAGAVAQATRRIGVFATTHAPTVHPLVVAKQAATIDAISGGRFGMNVVGGWNRREFDMFGIELLAHTERYEYLAEWLTLIRRLWSESREFDFESQWFSMKGALSRPQPIRGAAVPIMNAGYSESGMHFAARHSDLGLIGLFGENPEQWRNQVDQYKQLARGTHGRDIQVWTNIHLVLKDTNGQARDYVRHYSEDHADRGAVDSFIATMARENKVPEDSEQMRFLRRTVAVGAGMPVVGDAETVAQTLVAMSQAGIDGIILSAIDYVDSLSRLERDVLPLLVAAGIRQFDQPVSRAA, translated from the coding sequence ATGACAATGTCCCTGTCACACCCCGTATATTCGTCAAACAAACTCAAGCTCGGTGTATTTTGCGTCAACAACTCCCCCGCGCTGACGACCGTTGAAGAAATGTTCAAGCCCAACTGGACAGAATGTCTTCGTGTCGCACACATGGCCGACGACGCGGGGCTGGAGGTCGTTGTGCCGATCGCGCGGTGGAAGGGATATGTCGACGGGGTTTTCGACCACAGTTCCCATGATGTGATGGATCCCTTCATTTATGCGGGTGCAGTGGCACAGGCGACGCGCCGTATCGGCGTATTTGCGACGACGCACGCACCAACCGTGCACCCGCTGGTTGTCGCCAAGCAGGCAGCGACGATCGACGCGATTTCCGGCGGGCGCTTTGGCATGAACGTTGTCGGCGGGTGGAACCGCCGGGAATTTGATATGTTCGGGATCGAGTTGCTCGCCCACACGGAACGTTACGAATATCTCGCCGAATGGCTGACGCTCATCCGTCGATTGTGGTCGGAATCGCGTGAGTTCGATTTTGAAAGCCAGTGGTTTTCCATGAAAGGCGCACTCTCCCGGCCACAGCCGATCCGCGGGGCAGCCGTGCCGATCATGAACGCCGGCTATTCGGAATCCGGAATGCATTTTGCGGCACGCCATTCGGATCTGGGGCTGATCGGTTTGTTCGGCGAAAATCCGGAACAATGGCGAAACCAGGTCGACCAGTACAAGCAGCTCGCCCGCGGCACCCATGGCCGCGACATTCAGGTCTGGACCAATATCCACCTGGTCCTGAAAGATACGAACGGCCAAGCCAGGGACTATGTCCGCCATTATTCCGAAGATCATGCGGATCGCGGCGCCGTCGACAGCTTCATTGCGACGATGGCCCGCGAAAACAAAGTACCGGAGGATTCGGAACAGATGCGGTTCCTGCGCCGCACGGTCGCGGTTGGCGCCGGGATGCCGGTTGTCGGGGATGCCGAAACCGTTGCCCAGACATTGGTGGCAATGTCGCAAGCCGGCATCGACGGGATCATTTTGAGCGCGATCGATTATGTCGACAGCCTGAGCCGGCTGGAGCGCGACGTACTTCCCCTGCTGGTCGCCGCCGGCATACGGCAATTCGATCAACCCGTGAGCCGGGCGGCATGA
- a CDS encoding acyl-CoA dehydrogenase family protein — MSRSGSGEFNVISDRFLPIERTVFSEEHEMFRTNVRRFMQDFVIPNLEKWNKQCHPDRDVWLEAGKRGFLCVTTPEIYGGSGADRKYSAILIEEQQRANAAGPGFVMHSEIVAGYIERFGDDHQKEKWLPKMARGEVIGSLAMTEPRGGSDLRAISTRAVVDGDDYLINGSKTFITNGYITDLIIVAAKTDQKDGSSGLSLFLVEADRNGVSKSMPLDKVGQKAQDAAELFFDSVRVPKGNLLGNAGEGLRYLMQELAWERLMIAIRAVAGCEIALETTVDYTKSREAFGQKLLDFQNTKFKLAECKTKTQIARVYIDQCIELGAAGQLNAEAAAMAKWWCTELQNRVLDECVQLHGGYGYMLEYPVARAWTDARAQMIYGGTNEIMKEIIARSF, encoded by the coding sequence ATGTCCCGATCGGGTTCAGGGGAATTTAATGTGATCTCTGATCGGTTTCTACCCATCGAAAGAACCGTATTTTCCGAAGAGCATGAAATGTTTCGGACCAATGTTCGAAGGTTCATGCAGGATTTCGTCATCCCAAATCTGGAAAAGTGGAACAAGCAGTGCCACCCCGATCGGGATGTATGGCTGGAAGCTGGAAAGCGCGGCTTCCTGTGCGTAACCACGCCGGAAATTTACGGCGGATCCGGCGCGGATCGCAAATATAGTGCGATACTGATCGAAGAACAGCAGCGGGCAAATGCCGCTGGCCCGGGCTTCGTCATGCATTCGGAAATAGTCGCCGGCTATATCGAACGTTTTGGTGATGACCACCAGAAGGAGAAATGGCTGCCCAAAATGGCCCGCGGCGAAGTGATCGGTTCGCTTGCGATGACGGAACCTCGCGGCGGTTCGGATTTGCGGGCCATCTCCACCCGCGCCGTTGTCGACGGCGACGATTATCTCATCAATGGCTCCAAGACGTTCATTACCAACGGCTATATTACCGATCTCATCATCGTCGCCGCCAAAACCGATCAGAAGGACGGATCAAGCGGCCTTTCGCTTTTTCTGGTCGAAGCGGACCGGAACGGTGTCAGCAAAAGCATGCCGCTCGATAAGGTCGGGCAAAAAGCGCAGGACGCAGCGGAGCTTTTCTTCGATAGCGTCCGCGTGCCCAAGGGCAATCTGCTGGGCAATGCGGGCGAAGGCCTGCGATATCTGATGCAGGAACTGGCGTGGGAACGGCTCATGATCGCCATCCGCGCCGTTGCCGGGTGCGAGATCGCGCTGGAAACCACCGTGGATTATACCAAGTCGCGCGAGGCGTTCGGGCAAAAGCTGCTCGATTTTCAGAACACGAAATTCAAGCTCGCCGAATGCAAGACTAAAACCCAGATCGCGCGCGTCTATATCGATCAATGTATTGAACTGGGGGCCGCCGGGCAGTTAAACGCCGAAGCAGCCGCAATGGCCAAATGGTGGTGCACCGAATTGCAGAATCGCGTTCTTGACGAATGCGTCCAGTTGCACGGCGGCTACGGCTATATGCTTGAATATCCGGTCGCACGGGCGTGGACCGATGCGCGTGCGCAGATGATCTACGGCGGCACGAATGAAATCATGAAAGAAATCATCGCAAGGAGCTTCTGA
- a CDS encoding TetR/AcrR family transcriptional regulator → MVEGTIFNSRIWTLRRKTPIQSRAKVTSEAILEAAEIIVLKDGYEKATTNYIAERAGVSIGSLYQYFPNKDSILSALIELKVSRLAIGVRGILRDSMDSPLPEASRRIMTYLLVNFREHKVLLYSLSKQTPELVELTRNLSVEKFTHATSKALFEHHRDEITVKKLDQALNILEIAVLSNIRRYIVESPTDITDEEFIDEMVRLTMAYMGYVGGTDFQTA, encoded by the coding sequence TTGGTCGAAGGGACGATTTTCAATTCTAGGATTTGGACATTGCGACGCAAAACGCCGATTCAGAGCAGGGCGAAGGTGACCTCGGAAGCGATATTGGAAGCGGCCGAGATCATCGTCCTCAAGGACGGATATGAAAAGGCGACCACCAACTACATTGCCGAACGGGCTGGCGTCAGCATCGGTTCGCTATACCAATATTTTCCAAACAAGGATTCCATCCTGTCGGCGCTGATCGAATTGAAGGTGTCGCGGCTTGCCATTGGCGTCCGTGGCATCTTGCGGGATTCCATGGATTCACCGCTACCCGAAGCAAGCCGCAGGATCATGACCTATCTTCTTGTAAATTTTCGCGAACATAAGGTTCTCTTATATTCGCTATCCAAGCAGACACCGGAACTGGTGGAACTGACGCGAAACCTGTCCGTTGAAAAATTTACCCATGCCACCAGCAAGGCGCTGTTCGAACATCACCGTGACGAGATAACCGTAAAGAAACTGGATCAGGCGCTCAACATCCTCGAAATCGCCGTCCTGTCGAATATCAGGCGCTATATCGTGGAAAGCCCAACCGACATTACCGATGAAGAATTCATCGACGAGATGGTCAGGCTTACCATGGCCTATATGGGCTATGTTGGCGGAACGGATTTTCAGACGGCCTGA
- a CDS encoding acyl-CoA dehydrogenase family protein — translation MATAASRQSDFQAAPTAEELIARARAMAETLRQRARQTTLDGDVPAETIAEMAAAGFFRILQPQRYGGYEMLPDVFYEVQKALAEGCMSTGWVYGVLGCHPYQLALFDDKAQQEVWGDDPATRVSSSYQPVGKVEKADGGFYLSGRWGFSSGSSHCSWVLLGSIHFPEEGPPDLRTFLLPRSDYQVIKGTWDVSGLQGTGSFDIVVDRAFVPEYRTHKSIDGFLCTNPGQKENDGPLYRLPWAQVFVRAVSTSAFGSARAAIRAGLDIMNSRVSSYTGKAAKGDPLLHAALARAVAEVGEMELTQRVTLQEMIDHARRGEVVPMERRALFAYQSSTVVRRMADLIDDIVKLLGGRAVYMSSPIMQPWLDLHAARAHIANDPGSRAADVLATMAGAPPSFNYL, via the coding sequence ATGGCCACTGCAGCATCACGACAGTCGGATTTCCAGGCAGCGCCAACCGCCGAAGAGTTGATCGCCCGCGCCCGCGCCATGGCGGAAACGCTCAGGCAGCGCGCACGCCAAACCACGCTGGATGGCGACGTTCCCGCCGAAACGATCGCGGAAATGGCGGCGGCCGGCTTTTTTCGCATCCTTCAGCCCCAACGATATGGCGGCTATGAAATGCTGCCGGATGTATTTTACGAGGTGCAAAAGGCGCTTGCCGAAGGCTGTATGTCCACCGGCTGGGTCTATGGCGTGCTTGGGTGCCACCCCTACCAGCTGGCGCTCTTCGACGACAAAGCCCAGCAAGAGGTATGGGGTGATGATCCCGCCACACGCGTTTCGTCCTCCTACCAGCCGGTGGGAAAGGTCGAAAAGGCGGATGGCGGCTTCTATTTGTCCGGCCGGTGGGGCTTCTCCTCAGGCTCCTCGCATTGCAGCTGGGTCTTGCTCGGTTCCATCCATTTCCCCGAGGAAGGCCCACCCGACCTGCGGACCTTTCTGTTGCCCCGTTCGGACTATCAGGTGATCAAGGGCACGTGGGACGTGTCCGGCCTGCAGGGAACGGGCAGTTTCGACATCGTCGTCGACCGCGCCTTCGTCCCCGAATATCGCACGCACAAATCGATCGACGGCTTCCTCTGCACCAATCCGGGGCAGAAGGAGAATGACGGCCCGCTCTATCGCCTGCCCTGGGCACAGGTGTTCGTACGCGCGGTATCGACGTCTGCCTTCGGCAGCGCCCGCGCGGCGATCAGGGCGGGCCTCGACATCATGAACAGCCGCGTGTCCAGCTACACGGGCAAGGCTGCGAAGGGCGATCCGTTGCTTCACGCGGCTCTGGCGCGTGCCGTCGCGGAGGTTGGCGAGATGGAACTGACCCAGCGGGTCACCCTCCAGGAAATGATCGACCATGCCCGGCGCGGCGAAGTGGTGCCGATGGAACGCCGCGCGCTGTTCGCATATCAATCGTCTACCGTCGTACGGCGCATGGCGGATCTGATCGACGATATCGTCAAGCTGCTTGGAGGCCGCGCCGTTTACATGTCCAGCCCGATCATGCAGCCATGGCTCGATCTCCATGCCGCGCGGGCGCACATCGCCAACGATCCGGGGTCCCGCGCCGCCGACGTTCTCGCCACCATGGCGGGCGCCCCGCCATCCTTCAACTACCTCTGA
- a CDS encoding VOC family protein, which translates to MGIRGLGYVVIETERPDEWDAYLTGIVGAMRGEGAPADARFYRIDDRCFRFWVQAGTSDRLVGAAYEVSDATELADLRAGIAAAGRPVRDGTAEEANARGVSGFFQTSDPAGNGLEFFHGNRAGDAPFVSPAGVTGFVTGDMGMGHAVFAAPNFDETHAFYERIGFRDTDVARYRFSDDPGDPGMGFTFMHADNGRHHSVALGDVPRPPSGCVHLMLEVKDQVDVGKCHDRMRQAKILQSASLGRHVNDQTFGFYMQTPSGFDLEIGCDPLVIDPATWVPTAHPRPSEWGHLWSWQLDPADQP; encoded by the coding sequence ATGGGTATCAGGGGCCTGGGATATGTTGTGATCGAGACGGAAAGGCCTGATGAATGGGACGCCTATCTGACCGGCATAGTGGGGGCGATGCGGGGAGAGGGGGCGCCAGCGGACGCAAGATTCTATCGCATCGACGACAGATGTTTCCGTTTCTGGGTGCAGGCCGGAACATCGGATCGACTGGTCGGCGCCGCGTATGAGGTAAGCGATGCGACGGAACTGGCCGACCTGCGCGCAGGCATTGCCGCAGCGGGCCGCCCTGTGCGCGACGGAACCGCCGAAGAAGCGAATGCGCGGGGCGTTTCCGGCTTTTTCCAGACCAGCGATCCGGCCGGCAACGGGCTGGAGTTTTTCCATGGCAATCGGGCAGGGGATGCCCCCTTTGTTTCACCTGCCGGAGTAACCGGCTTCGTCACCGGCGATATGGGCATGGGGCATGCCGTGTTCGCGGCGCCGAATTTCGATGAGACGCATGCCTTTTACGAACGCATCGGATTCCGCGACACCGATGTTGCGCGGTATCGCTTCAGCGACGATCCTGGCGATCCGGGTATGGGCTTCACCTTCATGCACGCGGATAACGGGCGGCATCATTCCGTCGCACTGGGCGACGTTCCCCGCCCGCCTTCCGGATGCGTCCACCTGATGCTGGAGGTGAAAGACCAAGTAGATGTAGGCAAATGCCACGACCGGATGCGGCAGGCAAAAATTCTCCAAAGCGCCTCTCTTGGCCGCCATGTGAACGATCAGACCTTTGGATTTTATATGCAAACCCCGTCAGGGTTCGATCTGGAAATCGGCTGCGATCCCCTTGTGATCGATCCGGCTACCTGGGTTCCGACTGCGCATCCACGTCCGAGCGAGTGGGGGCATTTGTGGTCGTGGCAACTGGATCCGGCGGACCAGCCATGA
- a CDS encoding Rieske 2Fe-2S domain-containing protein codes for MAKTADYNLGDFDYPRGWFMIAEAAELGQDPLALRFFGKDFALFRGQSGRLVLLDAHCSHMGTHLAASKSASIVAHGEQIEGDSIRCPYHGWRFNHEGQADDIPGFDGPCPKAAKLQSYRVREVMGAIMMWHDPEGGEPHFEPPSLPEWDRPDWINGAYDHLGCLPIHPQEILDNMADSNHLGPTHGSPCEYFENEFDGHLYYQRQGGFRREYDAYLMTFTWYTGPGLLISKQGIGAIRSIEFIFHTPVEDGVTQVWHNNLLMASSEFPDAAEQARAKHVQDEVLSAFKQDFDIWLSKTPALQIMSLPTERNFKLGRIWYKQFYNMRDRAEEFHKLTGGKHVPIHKKSPYEMSLELEG; via the coding sequence ATGGCCAAAACTGCGGATTATAATCTGGGTGATTTCGATTATCCCCGGGGTTGGTTCATGATCGCTGAAGCAGCCGAACTTGGGCAAGATCCACTTGCCTTGCGGTTTTTCGGGAAAGACTTCGCACTTTTCCGTGGCCAGAGTGGACGCCTGGTGTTGCTTGACGCGCATTGCAGCCACATGGGAACCCATCTGGCGGCTTCGAAAAGCGCATCGATCGTTGCCCATGGCGAACAGATCGAAGGCGATTCAATCCGGTGCCCCTATCATGGCTGGCGTTTCAACCATGAAGGCCAGGCGGACGATATACCGGGTTTTGATGGCCCATGCCCGAAGGCCGCGAAACTGCAATCCTATCGCGTACGGGAAGTCATGGGCGCGATTATGATGTGGCACGATCCCGAAGGTGGCGAACCACATTTCGAGCCGCCGTCATTGCCCGAATGGGATCGACCGGACTGGATCAACGGTGCTTATGATCACCTGGGATGCCTGCCGATCCATCCGCAGGAGATTCTCGACAACATGGCGGATTCGAACCATTTGGGGCCAACGCATGGTTCTCCGTGCGAATATTTCGAAAATGAGTTCGACGGCCATCTTTATTATCAGAGGCAAGGTGGATTTCGTCGCGAATATGACGCCTATCTGATGACCTTCACCTGGTATACCGGCCCCGGTCTGCTGATTTCGAAGCAAGGGATCGGTGCCATCCGATCGATCGAATTCATCTTCCATACGCCGGTGGAGGATGGTGTGACGCAGGTCTGGCACAATAATCTGCTGATGGCGTCTAGCGAATTTCCCGATGCGGCGGAACAGGCCCGCGCGAAGCATGTTCAGGACGAAGTATTGTCGGCCTTCAAGCAGGATTTTGATATCTGGCTGAGCAAGACGCCGGCGCTGCAAATCATGAGCCTGCCCACCGAGCGCAATTTTAAGCTGGGTCGTATTTGGTACAAGCAATTCTACAATATGCGCGATCGGGCGGAGGAGTTTCATAAGTTGACGGGGGGCAAACACGTCCCGATCCACAAAAAGTCGCCCTATGAAATGTCCCTGGAACTTGAGGGCTGA